A genome region from Pseudomonas sp. S06B 330 includes the following:
- the recB gene encoding exodeoxyribonuclease V subunit beta yields the protein MSRTAPLALTFPLHGSQLIEASAGTGKTFTISALYLRLVLGHGGDQGFGRELLPPQILVVTFTDAATKELRERIRTRLAEAARFFRGELQGADLLLQQLRDDYPQDVWPACANRLDIAAQWMDEAAVSTIHSWCQRMLREHAFDSGSLFTQTLETDHSELLGQVMRDYWRRFCYSMHGDALAWVRSHWVSPDALLPRVRSLFGRQRIENSAEEPQALIDAVLQQRTEQLRSLKAPWVQWAGELLQICRDGVANKQVHGKFIQARFFEPWCEKLVAWAEDVQALELNLGTGFTRLTRAGVAEAWKGEPPTHPALQAMEALQEQLKALPTPDACLLEHAAAWVGARFEQEKRRRAEMGFDDMLIRLDHALHGDAGERLAGLIREQFPVALIDEFQDTDPVQYRIFQRIYRIEENLSDTGLFMIGDPKQAIYAFRGADIFTYLGARRATAGRLHSLDTNYRSSQDMVGAVNHVFMQAELRERGRGAFLFRDGEDNPVPFVEVKAKGRGERFQVDGQVLGALHLWQLQSDEPVSGAIYRQQLAASCASQIVALLNGGQQGRSGFMQGDQRLRGCMPSDIAILVRDGREAQLIRAELAARDVRSVYLSDKDSVFAAQEAQDLLSWLKACAEPDVERLLKAALASITLNLPLSALEQLNQNERVWERWVMQFRQYRLIWRSQGVLPMLRRLLHDFDLPQVLMARSDGERVLTNLLHLAELLQQAATELDGEQALIRHLGEHLASAGQAGEEQILRLESDEQLVKVVTIHKSKGLEYPLVFLPFICTSKPVDGSRLPLAWHDSQGQAQLTLTPQTEQIALADDERLAEDLRLLYVALTRAQHACWLGVADLKRGTGKTSLLHRSALGYLLGGGAPLPASSQLSDWLQALQAGCPAITCQVKPEPDEQRYSAPRNQAELLPARQPKRRAAENWWIASYSALRIGEESLTLAADSSQAQQLLDDERPDPQQLREVMPGSGDIHRFPRGPNPGTFLHGLLEWAGLEGFGQVTANDEALKRMVGQRCNRRDWTGWINTLSFWLQQLLVQPMDLAPDSPAVALNQLSQYQIEMEFWFASHKVDVAQLDRLVAEHTHQGAARIAAQPAQLNGMFKGFIDLAFEHDGRYYVADYKSNWLGPDDQSYSELAMESAILSHRYDLQYVLYLLAMHRQLRARLPDYDYDQHVGGAVFIFLRGVHSASGGVFFVKPPRELIERLDDLFRGQSAPQQHDLFQGDAP from the coding sequence ATGAGTCGCACAGCCCCCCTGGCCCTGACTTTTCCGCTCCACGGCAGTCAACTGATCGAAGCCAGCGCCGGTACCGGCAAGACCTTCACCATCTCTGCCCTGTACCTGCGCCTTGTGCTGGGGCATGGCGGCGACCAAGGCTTCGGTCGCGAATTGCTGCCGCCACAGATTTTGGTGGTGACCTTCACCGACGCAGCTACCAAGGAACTACGCGAACGTATTCGTACGCGACTGGCAGAAGCTGCACGTTTCTTCCGTGGCGAGTTGCAAGGGGCCGATCTGTTGCTGCAACAGTTGCGTGACGATTATCCACAGGACGTATGGCCAGCCTGCGCCAACCGTCTGGATATAGCTGCGCAATGGATGGATGAGGCGGCGGTGTCGACCATTCACAGCTGGTGTCAGCGCATGTTGCGTGAGCATGCATTTGACAGCGGCAGCCTGTTCACCCAGACCTTGGAAACCGATCACAGCGAGTTGCTCGGCCAGGTCATGCGCGATTACTGGCGACGTTTTTGCTACAGCATGCACGGTGACGCCCTGGCCTGGGTGCGCAGTCACTGGGTCAGCCCTGATGCGTTGCTGCCTAGGGTGCGCTCGCTGTTTGGACGTCAACGTATTGAGAACAGCGCCGAGGAACCGCAAGCGCTGATCGATGCTGTACTGCAACAGCGCACTGAACAGTTGCGCAGCCTCAAGGCACCTTGGGTGCAATGGGCGGGGGAGCTGTTACAGATCTGTCGAGACGGCGTAGCGAACAAACAGGTGCATGGCAAGTTCATTCAGGCGCGCTTCTTCGAACCATGGTGCGAAAAGCTGGTGGCGTGGGCTGAAGACGTGCAGGCGCTGGAGCTTAACCTAGGCACCGGTTTCACCCGATTGACCCGCGCAGGCGTGGCAGAAGCCTGGAAAGGCGAGCCACCCACCCACCCGGCACTCCAGGCGATGGAGGCCCTGCAAGAGCAATTGAAAGCCTTGCCGACCCCCGACGCTTGCCTGTTGGAGCACGCCGCCGCCTGGGTTGGAGCACGTTTCGAACAGGAAAAGCGCCGTCGTGCGGAAATGGGCTTTGATGACATGCTCATACGTCTCGATCACGCCTTGCACGGCGATGCGGGTGAGCGTCTGGCAGGCTTGATCCGTGAGCAGTTCCCGGTGGCCTTGATCGATGAATTCCAGGACACCGATCCGGTTCAGTACCGGATTTTTCAGCGTATCTACCGGATTGAGGAAAACCTCAGCGACACCGGCCTGTTCATGATTGGTGACCCGAAGCAGGCGATCTACGCCTTCCGCGGTGCTGATATCTTCACTTACCTAGGGGCCCGCCGTGCTACCGCCGGGCGCCTGCACAGCCTGGACACCAACTACCGCTCCAGCCAGGACATGGTCGGCGCGGTCAATCATGTGTTCATGCAGGCTGAACTGCGTGAGCGGGGGCGCGGTGCCTTTCTGTTCCGCGACGGCGAAGACAACCCAGTGCCCTTTGTCGAGGTCAAGGCCAAAGGCCGCGGAGAGCGATTTCAGGTCGACGGGCAGGTGCTCGGCGCCCTGCATCTGTGGCAGCTGCAAAGCGATGAGCCCGTCTCCGGGGCGATCTACCGTCAGCAGCTTGCAGCCAGTTGCGCCAGTCAGATCGTCGCGCTGCTTAATGGCGGGCAACAGGGTCGCAGCGGATTTATGCAGGGAGACCAGAGGCTGCGTGGCTGTATGCCTTCAGACATCGCCATCCTTGTCCGTGATGGCCGCGAAGCGCAATTGATCCGCGCCGAACTGGCCGCCCGTGATGTACGTAGCGTGTACCTGTCAGACAAAGACTCGGTGTTCGCCGCCCAGGAAGCTCAGGACCTGCTGTCCTGGCTCAAGGCCTGTGCCGAGCCGGATGTCGAGCGCCTGCTCAAGGCGGCGCTGGCCAGTATCACCTTGAATCTTCCGCTGTCGGCCCTGGAACAGTTGAACCAGAACGAGCGTGTGTGGGAACGCTGGGTCATGCAGTTCCGTCAGTACCGGCTGATCTGGCGCAGCCAGGGGGTATTGCCGATGCTGCGTCGGCTTCTGCACGACTTCGATCTGCCGCAGGTATTGATGGCCCGCAGTGATGGCGAGCGGGTGCTGACCAACCTGCTGCACCTGGCCGAACTGCTACAGCAGGCGGCGACCGAACTGGACGGAGAACAGGCGCTGATCCGCCACCTCGGCGAGCACCTTGCCAGCGCCGGGCAAGCCGGTGAAGAGCAGATTCTGCGGCTGGAAAGTGATGAGCAACTGGTCAAGGTGGTCACCATTCACAAGTCCAAGGGCTTGGAGTACCCGCTGGTGTTCCTGCCGTTCATTTGCACCAGTAAACCGGTGGATGGCTCGCGCCTGCCGCTGGCCTGGCACGACAGTCAAGGTCAGGCCCAACTGACCCTGACTCCGCAAACCGAGCAAATCGCCTTGGCCGACGATGAGCGTCTGGCTGAAGACCTGCGCCTGCTCTACGTTGCCTTGACCCGCGCACAGCACGCCTGCTGGCTGGGTGTGGCCGACCTTAAACGTGGCACCGGCAAAACCTCACTGCTCCACCGTTCGGCGCTGGGCTATCTGCTCGGTGGCGGGGCGCCGCTGCCAGCTTCCAGCCAGTTGAGTGACTGGCTGCAGGCGCTGCAGGCCGGTTGCCCGGCGATTACCTGCCAGGTCAAACCTGAGCCTGACGAACAACGCTACAGTGCACCACGCAATCAGGCCGAGCTTCTGCCTGCACGACAGCCCAAACGTCGCGCGGCGGAAAATTGGTGGATCGCCTCCTACAGTGCGCTGCGTATTGGTGAGGAGTCGCTGACCCTGGCGGCAGACAGCTCGCAAGCACAGCAGTTGCTCGATGATGAGCGCCCCGACCCGCAGCAGTTGCGCGAAGTGATGCCCGGCAGCGGCGATATCCATCGTTTCCCGCGTGGTCCCAACCCCGGAACGTTCCTCCACGGCCTGCTCGAATGGGCGGGGCTGGAAGGTTTTGGCCAGGTGACGGCGAATGATGAGGCGCTCAAGCGCATGGTTGGCCAGCGTTGCAACCGGCGTGACTGGACGGGCTGGATTAACACCCTGAGCTTCTGGCTGCAGCAGTTGCTGGTGCAACCTATGGACCTGGCACCGGATAGTCCGGCAGTGGCCTTGAACCAGCTCAGCCAGTACCAGATCGAGATGGAATTCTGGTTTGCCAGCCACAAGGTCGATGTTGCTCAGCTTGATCGCCTGGTGGCCGAGCACACCCACCAAGGCGCAGCACGAATTGCTGCACAACCGGCCCAGCTCAACGGCATGTTCAAAGGTTTCATCGACCTTGCCTTTGAACATGACGGGCGCTATTACGTGGCTGACTACAAGTCTAACTGGCTTGGTCCTGACGATCAGTCCTACAGCGAACTGGCCATGGAGTCGGCCATTCTCAGCCACCGCTACGACCTGCAATATGTGCTGTACCTGTTGGCCATGCACCGTCAATTACGTGCACGGCTGCCGGATTACGATTACGACCAGCATGTGGGCGGCGCTGTGTTCATCTTTTTGCGTGGTGTGCATTCGGCCTCTGGCGGAGTGTTTTTTGTCAAGCCGCCACGGGAGTTGATCGAGCGCCTCGATGACCTGTTTCGCGGCCAGAGTGCTCCGCAACAACACGACCTGTTCCAGGGAGATGCACCATGA
- the recC gene encoding exodeoxyribonuclease V subunit gamma produces the protein MPHANPLLPGFMVVHGNRLDELRSLVVSWMRRYPLAPLENEIALVQSNGIAQWLKLALAEDPEDDDQGGCGIAAAIEVQLPGSFMWQLYRRVLGREEIPEVSLLDKAPLTWRLMRLLPEVIDKPHFEPLQRFLTDDSDLRKRYQLAERLADLFDQYQVYRADWLKDWAAGRHVLNTARGESKPLPPANCWQAELWRALLVDVGEEGMAQSRAGVHQRFIERINSLEHAPAGLPSRVIVFGISSLPAQALEALAGLARFSQVLLCVHNPCRHHWADIVADKDLLRHQYKRQQRKQGMPSLIDAQTLHQHAHPLLAAWGKQGRDYINLLDSYDDPGSYRAAFSDGRIDLFSDNEPQNLLNQLQDDILELRPLAESRALWPEVNPAKDRSVRFHIAHSPQREVEILHDQLLARFSADPHLRPRDVIVMLPDINTYAPHIRAVFGQLGRDDPRFIPFTLTDQGQRGRDPLLIALEHLLKLPDSRFAVSEILDLLDVPALRARFAIKESDLPTLHRWIEGAGIRWGLNAEQRASLGLPADLEQNSWRFGLRRMLLGYAVGTGEGCDGIEPFDEIGGLDAALIGPLVALLDALEIAYQQLSTPATAAQWGERLHALLQVFFLAETEHDDYLLVQLQTLRETWLQTCESVGLEDLLPLTVVREAWLAGLDQGRLSQRFLAGSVNFCTLMPMRAIPFKVVCLLGMNDGDYPRAQPPLDFDLMGSDYRPGDRSRREDDRYLLLEALLSARDQLYVSWVGRSIRDNSERPASVLIGQLRDHLAGGWRLAGAKDGDKLDGGEQLLQALTVEHPLQPFSARYFHKGSSLFSYAREWRTLHLPGEEQPKVEEQLPPYSNDEALSLTLLQDFLRHPVRHFFSQRLKVFFESVEAPLADEEPFVLDALQRYSLSESLLVAALASPEDAGQALGAQARRLQGSGMLPLAGFGECLQAELVEPLPDLLQRHQQLLHQWPTALDSALPIRFEHRQLKLEGWLGRVYQRDDQSLLSITTLPNGISSGRSLKWHRLTSTWVMHLAACSVGLPLHSAVVATDVTLLLTPIEQPRAADLLGDLLLARQAGMCAPLPVAVKTAIAWLAQTDPDKALVAAAKAYEGDGQNSFGERSESTALARQFTDFAALTASEEFEGWCEAMYRPMFEAPWQTLGNEEDGQ, from the coding sequence ATGCCGCACGCAAACCCACTCCTTCCAGGATTCATGGTGGTTCATGGCAACCGCCTGGATGAACTGCGCAGCCTGGTGGTGAGCTGGATGCGGCGCTATCCGCTGGCGCCACTGGAAAACGAGATCGCACTGGTACAAAGCAACGGTATTGCCCAATGGCTCAAGCTTGCGCTGGCCGAAGACCCGGAGGATGACGACCAGGGCGGCTGCGGCATTGCAGCAGCAATCGAGGTGCAGTTACCCGGCAGTTTCATGTGGCAACTCTACCGTCGGGTGCTGGGTCGCGAAGAAATTCCGGAAGTTTCCCTGCTCGATAAGGCACCACTGACCTGGCGTCTGATGCGTCTGCTGCCGGAGGTGATCGACAAGCCGCATTTCGAGCCCTTGCAGCGCTTCCTGACTGACGACAGTGACCTGCGCAAGCGCTACCAGCTTGCCGAGCGCCTGGCCGACCTGTTCGACCAATACCAGGTCTATCGTGCCGACTGGCTCAAAGACTGGGCCGCCGGTCGACATGTGCTCAACACCGCTCGCGGTGAGTCGAAGCCACTGCCTCCGGCCAATTGCTGGCAGGCAGAGCTGTGGCGTGCGCTGCTGGTGGATGTGGGGGAGGAGGGCATGGCTCAGAGTCGTGCCGGGGTGCATCAGCGCTTCATCGAACGAATCAACAGCCTTGAGCACGCGCCTGCTGGACTGCCGTCACGGGTGATTGTCTTCGGCATTTCCTCGTTGCCCGCCCAGGCATTGGAGGCGTTGGCCGGGCTCGCACGTTTCAGCCAGGTGTTGCTCTGTGTGCACAACCCCTGTCGTCACCACTGGGCGGATATCGTTGCCGACAAGGACCTGCTGCGTCATCAGTACAAACGCCAGCAACGCAAGCAGGGCATGCCCAGCCTGATCGATGCACAAACCCTGCACCAGCACGCCCATCCACTGCTGGCAGCCTGGGGTAAGCAGGGCCGTGACTACATCAACCTGCTCGACAGCTACGACGACCCAGGCAGTTACCGTGCAGCATTCAGTGATGGCCGCATCGACCTGTTCAGTGACAATGAACCGCAGAACCTGCTCAATCAGTTGCAGGACGACATTCTCGAATTGCGCCCGCTGGCAGAAAGCCGCGCACTATGGCCTGAAGTCAATCCTGCCAAGGATCGCTCGGTACGCTTCCATATCGCTCACAGCCCCCAGCGTGAAGTGGAGATTCTTCACGACCAGCTGCTCGCCCGCTTCAGTGCCGACCCGCACCTGCGCCCGCGTGACGTGATTGTCATGCTGCCGGATATCAACACCTACGCACCGCATATACGTGCCGTATTTGGCCAGTTGGGCCGCGATGACCCTCGCTTCATTCCGTTTACCCTGACCGATCAGGGGCAGCGCGGTCGTGATCCGCTGCTGATTGCCTTGGAGCATTTGCTGAAGTTGCCGGACAGCCGCTTTGCGGTCAGCGAGATTCTCGACTTGCTCGATGTGCCCGCCTTGCGCGCCCGTTTCGCCATCAAGGAAAGCGATCTGCCGACCCTACACCGCTGGATTGAAGGCGCCGGAATCCGCTGGGGGTTAAACGCCGAGCAGCGCGCAAGTCTCGGCTTGCCGGCTGATCTGGAACAGAACAGCTGGCGATTCGGCCTGCGGCGGATGCTCCTTGGCTATGCCGTGGGCACCGGCGAAGGCTGCGACGGGATCGAGCCGTTTGATGAGATCGGTGGGCTGGACGCGGCACTGATCGGGCCCCTGGTGGCCCTGCTCGATGCGCTGGAAATCGCCTATCAGCAGTTGTCTACGCCAGCCACGGCGGCGCAATGGGGCGAGCGTTTGCACGCGCTGTTGCAGGTATTCTTCCTGGCCGAAACCGAGCATGACGACTACTTGTTGGTACAACTGCAGACGTTGCGGGAGACCTGGTTGCAAACCTGTGAATCGGTTGGCCTTGAAGACTTGCTGCCGCTGACCGTGGTTCGAGAAGCGTGGTTGGCCGGGCTTGATCAGGGGCGATTGTCACAACGATTCCTGGCCGGTTCGGTGAATTTCTGTACGCTGATGCCCATGCGCGCCATACCGTTCAAAGTGGTCTGCCTGCTTGGCATGAATGATGGTGACTACCCACGCGCGCAACCGCCGCTGGACTTCGACCTGATGGGCAGTGACTACCGTCCAGGTGATCGCTCTCGTCGTGAAGATGACCGTTACTTGCTGCTGGAAGCGCTGCTTTCGGCGCGTGATCAGTTGTATGTCAGTTGGGTCGGTCGCAGTATTCGTGACAACAGTGAACGACCAGCCTCGGTACTGATCGGCCAGCTACGCGATCACCTTGCCGGCGGTTGGCGACTGGCCGGCGCCAAAGACGGCGACAAGCTCGACGGTGGCGAACAGCTGTTGCAGGCCTTGACCGTCGAACACCCGTTGCAGCCCTTCAGCGCCCGTTACTTTCACAAAGGCAGCAGCTTGTTCAGTTACGCACGCGAGTGGCGAACCTTGCACCTTCCTGGCGAAGAGCAGCCAAAGGTCGAGGAACAACTACCTCCCTATAGCAACGATGAGGCCTTGAGCCTGACCTTGCTTCAGGACTTCCTGCGTCATCCCGTGCGGCACTTCTTCAGTCAGCGCCTGAAGGTATTTTTCGAGTCGGTGGAAGCCCCCTTGGCCGATGAAGAGCCCTTTGTACTTGACGCCTTGCAGCGTTACAGCCTCAGCGAAAGCCTGTTAGTCGCTGCCCTGGCGAGCCCCGAGGACGCCGGCCAGGCACTGGGTGCTCAGGCTCGTCGCCTGCAGGGTAGCGGCATGCTGCCATTGGCGGGCTTCGGCGAGTGCCTGCAAGCCGAGTTGGTCGAGCCGTTGCCGGATTTACTGCAGCGTCATCAACAGCTGTTGCACCAGTGGCCCACTGCCTTGGACAGCGCCTTACCGATTCGCTTCGAACACCGCCAACTCAAACTCGAAGGCTGGCTTGGGCGGGTTTATCAACGCGATGATCAATCCTTGCTCAGCATTACCACGTTGCCCAATGGCATCAGCAGCGGTCGATCACTGAAATGGCATCGGTTGACGTCAACCTGGGTCATGCATTTGGCCGCCTGTTCAGTGGGGTTGCCGTTACATAGTGCTGTGGTGGCCACGGACGTCACCCTGTTACTGACACCAATTGAGCAACCCCGTGCGGCGGACTTGCTTGGTGACTTGCTGCTGGCCCGCCAGGCTGGCATGTGCGCGCCGCTGCCTGTGGCGGTCAAGACCGCCATTGCCTGGCTGGCCCAGACTGATCCCGACAAAGCGCTGGTTGCTGCGGCCAAGGCCTATGAAGGCGATGGTCAGAACAGCTTTGGCGAACGTAGCGAAAGCACCGCGCTGGCCCGTCAATTCACTGACTTTGCGGCGTTGACTGCCAGCGAAGAATTCGAGGGGTGGTGTGAAGCCATGTACCGGCCGATGTTCGAGGCGCCCTGGCAGACCTTAGGCAACGAAGAGGACGGCCAATGA